In a single window of the Terriglobus roseus genome:
- a CDS encoding TonB-dependent receptor, protein MTDASGAVIPNAKVTATNVGTNVSITQTTTKDGVYVIRNLQVGDYKLTVESAGFATQTLGPFTLETGQEAKLDSKLGVEGSNTNIQVSSDVAPLLNTENATLGSTLDTNAIQNMPLVGRNFTELTLYVPGAVTGSPASFTGSAAAIERNGNGTLASQNGNRQEANNFLLEGIDINETINNQLGYNPSADAIGQVRVISANANAEFGNVGGGDIITLLKSGTNAFHGSAFMNLSNYNMDANTYANKHQASAASFVPITPYTQTIFGGTFGGRIIKDKLFFFVDYEGRRYHSAGVGLGSVATQKMRAGDFSELLAPSLNGGKTIQLYNTQVAGQPAYVNNQLGAATNPVAQYLYAHPEYYPLPNHAPTPGGLITQNNYQAPTKTNRYDDQFDIKVNYTLSQRDNFSGSYSHALAGDYTTPVLGITFPGSTVLPFQSFSFDEVHQFSPRLINDYNMGFSRVVVLGANTSDPTGHFGMNGNSIVGLGSIPQPQNGFTQQSFTGNNTGGLTNLGNLSTGTTYIDNTFSYTDTLTYQLARHTIKGGVQILRYQQNTFYPGNDGALGHFDYSGQFTAQAGTSGGFSLADFNLNRIYQRAIGGVTGLAGQRQFRNSAFIQDDWKASPNLTLNLGLRWEYDQPILEVNNKQANINVATKKVLLAGVNGNSRALYDGVWTNFMPRLGFAWNVTPKTVLRGGYGITTFFEGTGANLRLNFNYPFQNGFTAAAAVPTATSAGTPYTTSQGFGTSNTSCDITTSTTPCTTTIRAWDQKIKPMFLQEFSLTAEYQVSKTASLTVGYLGETGQHLVTAGAGNALAAPCYINGVATDPNNAALATACPAPYVNLVGQTGSVVFTNSNAMENYNSLQATYRQRLSKGLELTANYTWAKALTNSTGFFGAQGINGQSAYAQNYYDNHAEYGPTAQDVRHNINGHMNYALPFGRGRMLGANMNRAFDEVVGGWHVAMSAIVYTGFPVNMGASLVSFTKNNSERANYYRAITHTNRTANNWFGTDASAVPCTPSNSPATSHGYDNGVCAYGQPLNGTFGTARVDSERAPGYQSADASVYKDFSITESQHVSFRADAANVFNITSLGNPTNNTQSAAFGQITSARSQARQMQLSAKYVF, encoded by the coding sequence GTGACCGACGCATCAGGCGCAGTGATCCCCAACGCAAAGGTCACTGCGACGAACGTTGGCACAAATGTGTCCATTACGCAGACAACCACCAAAGATGGTGTGTACGTCATCCGTAACCTGCAGGTCGGCGACTACAAGCTCACAGTGGAATCCGCCGGGTTTGCAACGCAGACGCTTGGACCCTTCACACTTGAGACCGGTCAGGAAGCCAAGCTCGACTCCAAGCTTGGAGTCGAAGGCAGCAACACCAACATTCAGGTAAGCAGCGATGTGGCTCCTCTCCTGAACACGGAGAATGCCACCCTGGGATCGACGCTCGATACAAATGCAATCCAGAACATGCCCCTTGTGGGCCGCAATTTTACAGAGTTGACACTCTACGTGCCCGGTGCGGTAACAGGCTCGCCGGCTTCGTTTACCGGCAGCGCCGCGGCTATTGAGCGTAATGGTAATGGCACACTTGCCTCGCAGAACGGCAACCGCCAGGAAGCGAATAACTTCCTGCTGGAAGGCATCGACATCAACGAGACGATCAACAACCAGCTCGGCTACAACCCGAGTGCGGATGCGATTGGGCAGGTTCGCGTAATCTCTGCGAACGCAAATGCAGAGTTCGGAAACGTTGGCGGTGGTGACATCATCACGCTGCTGAAGAGCGGTACAAACGCATTTCACGGCAGCGCTTTCATGAACCTGTCGAACTACAACATGGACGCAAATACCTACGCGAACAAGCACCAGGCTTCCGCGGCATCGTTTGTGCCGATCACGCCCTACACTCAGACGATCTTCGGTGGCACGTTCGGCGGACGCATCATCAAGGACAAGCTGTTCTTTTTCGTCGACTATGAAGGACGGCGTTACCATTCGGCGGGCGTCGGCTTGGGTTCCGTAGCGACGCAAAAGATGCGTGCTGGCGATTTCAGCGAATTGCTTGCCCCTTCTCTCAACGGCGGCAAGACGATCCAGCTGTACAACACGCAGGTGGCGGGACAGCCCGCCTACGTTAACAACCAGCTTGGCGCGGCGACCAATCCGGTAGCGCAATATCTCTATGCGCATCCTGAGTACTACCCTCTGCCGAATCATGCACCCACTCCGGGCGGCCTGATCACGCAGAACAACTACCAGGCACCCACGAAGACAAACCGTTATGACGATCAGTTCGACATCAAGGTGAACTACACACTGTCTCAACGGGATAACTTTTCTGGCAGCTATTCGCATGCGCTGGCTGGCGATTACACCACGCCGGTTTTGGGCATTACATTTCCTGGCTCTACCGTTTTGCCCTTCCAGAGCTTCTCGTTTGATGAAGTGCATCAGTTCTCGCCGCGCCTGATCAATGACTACAACATGGGATTTTCGCGAGTTGTGGTACTTGGCGCGAATACCAGTGACCCGACCGGTCACTTCGGCATGAATGGCAATTCCATCGTCGGCCTCGGCAGCATCCCGCAGCCCCAGAACGGCTTTACGCAGCAATCCTTTACCGGCAACAACACGGGCGGACTCACCAACCTGGGTAACCTGTCGACCGGTACGACTTACATCGATAACACCTTCAGCTACACCGACACGCTTACCTACCAGCTTGCCCGGCATACTATCAAGGGTGGCGTACAGATTCTGCGCTATCAGCAGAACACCTTCTATCCCGGCAACGACGGTGCCCTGGGCCACTTTGACTACAGCGGTCAGTTCACAGCGCAGGCCGGTACGTCAGGTGGCTTCTCACTTGCTGACTTCAACCTGAACCGCATCTATCAGCGTGCCATCGGTGGTGTTACTGGTCTCGCTGGCCAGCGTCAGTTCCGCAATTCGGCCTTCATCCAAGATGACTGGAAAGCATCTCCTAATTTGACACTCAACCTGGGACTGCGTTGGGAGTACGACCAGCCAATTCTGGAGGTCAACAACAAGCAAGCCAATATCAATGTTGCGACCAAGAAAGTCTTACTGGCCGGCGTGAACGGGAACAGTCGCGCACTTTACGACGGTGTGTGGACTAACTTCATGCCGCGTTTAGGATTCGCCTGGAACGTCACTCCGAAAACCGTGCTGCGCGGCGGCTACGGAATCACAACCTTCTTCGAAGGCACCGGCGCGAATCTCCGTCTGAACTTCAACTACCCGTTCCAGAACGGCTTCACAGCAGCCGCAGCTGTGCCTACGGCGACAAGCGCCGGAACACCGTACACCACGTCCCAAGGCTTCGGAACAAGCAACACGTCCTGCGACATCACAACGAGCACCACGCCCTGCACCACGACCATTCGCGCCTGGGACCAGAAGATCAAGCCCATGTTCCTTCAGGAGTTTAGTCTGACGGCCGAGTATCAGGTCAGCAAAACGGCGTCTTTGACCGTCGGTTACCTCGGTGAGACGGGTCAGCATCTCGTAACGGCCGGCGCAGGCAATGCACTCGCGGCACCCTGCTACATCAATGGCGTGGCAACCGATCCAAACAACGCCGCGCTTGCTACTGCCTGTCCGGCGCCGTATGTGAACCTGGTGGGCCAGACAGGTTCCGTTGTGTTCACCAACTCGAATGCGATGGAGAACTACAACAGCCTGCAGGCGACTTACCGCCAGCGTCTAAGCAAAGGACTAGAGCTGACGGCGAACTACACCTGGGCGAAGGCCCTGACCAATAGCACTGGCTTCTTCGGTGCGCAGGGCATTAACGGTCAGTCGGCTTATGCTCAGAATTATTACGACAATCATGCAGAGTACGGCCCGACTGCCCAGGACGTGCGGCACAATATCAACGGACACATGAACTACGCTTTGCCATTTGGTCGTGGTCGGATGCTCGGCGCAAACATGAATCGCGCCTTCGACGAGGTTGTAGGCGGGTGGCACGTCGCGATGTCAGCAATCGTTTATACGGGCTTCCCGGTGAACATGGGCGCCAGTCTTGTCAGCTTCACGAAAAACAACTCGGAACGGGCGAACTACTACCGTGCCATTACGCACACGAACCGTACCGCAAATAACTGGTTTGGTACAGACGCGTCCGCGGTTCCTTGCACCCCATCGAACTCTCCCGCAACATCGCATGGCTATGACAACGGCGTTTGCGCTTATGGTCAGCCGCTCAACGGAACCTTTGGCACGGCTCGGGTGGACTCGGAGCGCGCTCCGGGCTACCAGTCCGCGGATGCTTCGGTCTACAAAGACTTCAGCATCACCGAAAGCCAGCATGTTAGCTTCCGTGCCGACGCGGCGAACGTCTTCAACATCACCTCACTTGGTAATCCGACAAACAACACCCAGTCTGCGGCCTTCGGACAGATTACGTCTGCTCGGTCACAAGCCCGTCAAATGCAGCTATCAGCGAAGTACGTTTTCTAG
- a CDS encoding L-seryl-tRNA selenium transferase → MSWNTGWSRRTFLSALAALSGNAIVPSAEASMAGAKGPKASGVDGSPIVPITSGLGSTGDIYAELGVTPLVNINGTVTVIGGSVMKPEVMELIRRGNEHFILIDELEKAAGKFIAKLCKSPEGCTGLVTGGAAAALVVGYSAFMTEDLEDRLVSVPDTSNFPRNEVIIQKSHRYAFDHQIRQTGAKLVEVVTREEMIAAINPKTVAIHFTNILSDHGKVSGPETVEIARAHGLYTFNDASADVPPVRRLWEYPAVGFDLTTFSGGKDICGPQASGMLIGKEELIRWCLLNMSPQEDRIGRCCKVGKETIFGFLKALELFVNQDENATLRMYDERAETISRAVAPFGVTALPRQYNPDALGNVTPTYSWHVDPKKLNMTGHDVLQALADTRPVGIGTFGADASGMRGRKAGEPRPGSAVQKAKSDVPTHPRHDEGDPQVFGFALWQLKQGEDKLIADRLTEVFSKARKV, encoded by the coding sequence ATGAGCTGGAACACTGGCTGGAGCCGTCGCACGTTTCTTTCTGCGCTTGCCGCACTGAGTGGCAACGCAATCGTACCGAGTGCTGAGGCGAGCATGGCCGGTGCCAAGGGGCCCAAGGCCTCTGGCGTTGACGGAAGTCCAATCGTTCCCATCACTTCGGGCCTGGGGTCAACGGGTGATATTTACGCCGAACTCGGCGTGACGCCGCTTGTAAACATCAACGGCACCGTCACGGTGATTGGTGGCTCGGTGATGAAGCCTGAGGTGATGGAACTCATCCGCCGCGGTAACGAGCATTTCATCCTGATCGATGAGCTGGAGAAGGCTGCGGGCAAGTTCATCGCAAAGCTCTGCAAATCGCCTGAAGGCTGCACGGGTCTGGTGACAGGCGGCGCCGCAGCGGCGCTGGTCGTGGGCTACTCCGCATTCATGACGGAAGATCTGGAAGACCGCCTGGTCTCTGTGCCCGACACCTCAAACTTCCCGCGTAATGAAGTCATTATTCAAAAGTCCCATCGCTACGCCTTCGATCACCAGATTCGACAGACCGGTGCAAAGCTGGTCGAGGTAGTCACGCGCGAAGAGATGATCGCGGCCATCAATCCGAAGACCGTCGCCATCCACTTCACTAACATCTTGTCCGATCACGGTAAGGTAAGCGGCCCGGAGACGGTAGAGATCGCCCGCGCGCATGGTCTGTATACCTTCAACGATGCAAGTGCCGACGTCCCGCCGGTACGCCGCCTTTGGGAGTACCCGGCAGTGGGTTTCGATCTCACGACATTCTCCGGTGGTAAAGACATCTGCGGACCGCAGGCCAGCGGCATGCTCATCGGCAAGGAAGAACTCATCCGTTGGTGCCTGTTGAACATGAGCCCGCAGGAAGATCGCATTGGCCGTTGCTGCAAGGTGGGTAAGGAGACGATCTTTGGTTTCCTTAAGGCGCTGGAACTCTTTGTGAATCAGGATGAGAACGCGACGCTTCGCATGTACGACGAGCGCGCCGAGACCATCTCCCGCGCGGTCGCTCCCTTTGGCGTAACTGCCCTGCCGCGCCAATACAATCCGGATGCCCTTGGAAACGTGACGCCGACTTACTCGTGGCATGTGGATCCAAAGAAGCTCAACATGACCGGACACGACGTGCTGCAGGCTCTGGCGGACACACGCCCGGTTGGCATCGGCACCTTTGGCGCAGATGCAAGCGGCATGCGCGGCCGCAAAGCTGGTGAGCCAAGGCCGGGATCGGCCGTTCAGAAGGCGAAATCCGACGTGCCCACTCACCCCCGCCACGACGAAGGCGATCCGCAGGTGTTCGGATTTGCCCTGTGGCAGTTGAAGCAAGGGGAAGATAAGCTCATCGCCGATCGTCTGACGGAAGTCTTCAGCAAGGCACGAAAGGTCTAA
- a CDS encoding alpha-L-fucosidase: MAKILGAGLFGRAWCSSLLLCALALPGCARAQSATQPGNKPDRLEWFRDQGLGLFLHWSADSQLGTIISHSLAGASDEYVDRYYRDLPKTFDPTHLEPDALARLASLAGFRYMVFTTKHHSGFAMWNTKTEPFSVAHTPYGKDITQQLFTAFREQGLATGVYFSPDDFRWLHENGKQIQRLVPEVQPSANPGLLALDQAQMTELMKGYGPVSVVFFDGEAKGLREIAWKLQPDTVVTRGAIETPEQNVPGAPLPGAWEANMTIGSSWGFQPSDEKFKSVQDLLNILIQTRARGGNLLLNIGLEADGSLPKEQEDRIRTLGSWMFINSDAIYATRPWVVTNEGDLWFTQSKDHHALYVIAQGEANTAQWKRGTVREFLLKTVRATPKTTVNLLGQNDKLVEYRPGLDPKSSFHQEADGLHIRVMRAQRLRDSDEWPYPSVIRLTDVAEAFTPPTVRTLAPTRSGNTVTLRGEWKDAADAPGAQFGFDYRIITGEDTQSRLHGWQHLAMQPTSKPGSYTAQFQPTAGEQYEVRAVLAHPLLTIYGEPVALP, translated from the coding sequence ATGGCAAAGATTCTAGGAGCAGGTTTGTTCGGCCGTGCCTGGTGTTCTTCTCTCCTGCTGTGCGCTCTCGCGCTCCCCGGGTGCGCGAGAGCCCAGAGCGCCACGCAGCCTGGTAACAAGCCCGACCGGTTGGAGTGGTTTCGCGATCAGGGCTTAGGTCTGTTCCTCCACTGGAGTGCGGACTCACAACTCGGCACCATCATCAGTCATTCGCTTGCGGGTGCCAGCGACGAATATGTGGATCGTTACTATCGCGATCTGCCGAAGACCTTCGATCCGACGCACCTGGAACCGGACGCACTTGCCCGTCTTGCCTCTCTCGCAGGCTTTCGCTACATGGTCTTCACCACGAAGCATCACAGCGGCTTCGCCATGTGGAACACGAAGACGGAGCCATTCAGCGTTGCGCACACGCCCTACGGCAAGGACATCACACAGCAACTGTTTACGGCGTTCCGTGAGCAGGGGCTGGCGACCGGCGTCTACTTCTCGCCGGACGACTTTCGCTGGCTGCATGAGAACGGCAAGCAGATCCAGCGACTGGTGCCGGAGGTGCAGCCAAGCGCGAATCCCGGTTTGCTCGCCCTGGATCAGGCGCAGATGACGGAGTTGATGAAGGGCTACGGCCCGGTCTCGGTCGTCTTCTTCGACGGAGAAGCCAAGGGTCTGCGGGAGATCGCATGGAAACTGCAGCCCGATACGGTCGTGACCCGCGGCGCCATCGAAACACCGGAGCAGAACGTTCCGGGTGCCCCACTCCCGGGCGCCTGGGAAGCCAACATGACCATCGGCAGTTCGTGGGGCTTTCAGCCCTCCGATGAGAAGTTCAAATCCGTGCAGGATCTCCTGAACATCCTGATCCAGACGCGCGCACGCGGTGGCAACCTGCTGCTGAACATCGGCCTTGAAGCAGACGGTTCGTTGCCGAAGGAACAGGAAGATCGCATCCGTACACTCGGTTCCTGGATGTTCATCAACTCGGACGCGATCTATGCAACGCGTCCCTGGGTCGTGACGAACGAAGGCGATCTCTGGTTTACGCAGTCCAAGGATCACCATGCGCTCTACGTGATCGCGCAGGGCGAAGCGAACACCGCGCAATGGAAGCGCGGGACAGTCCGCGAGTTCCTTCTGAAGACAGTCCGCGCGACCCCCAAGACTACGGTCAACCTTCTAGGGCAGAACGACAAACTGGTGGAGTATCGGCCGGGACTCGATCCAAAGAGCAGCTTCCACCAGGAGGCCGACGGTCTGCACATCCGCGTGATGCGTGCCCAGCGCCTGCGGGATAGCGACGAATGGCCCTATCCTTCGGTGATCCGTCTTACCGATGTCGCGGAAGCGTTTACCCCGCCAACGGTCCGGACCCTGGCACCGACGCGTTCCGGCAACACGGTCACGCTTCGCGGAGAATGGAAGGATGCCGCAGATGCGCCCGGCGCCCAGTTTGGCTTCGACTATCGAATCATCACGGGTGAGGACACGCAATCGCGTTTGCACGGATGGCAGCACCTGGCCATGCAGCCAACGTCGAAGCCGGGCTCTTACACCGCTCAGTTTCAGCCCACCGCGGGCGAACAGTATGAGGTGCGCGCCGTGCTCGCGCATCCGTTGCTGACCATCTACGGAGAGCCTGTCGCCCTTCCATAG
- a CDS encoding FAD-dependent oxidoreductase, which produces MIETVTRNDSLYPALSRGRNARFPYTDAEAVARVELCETAEDVADALRRAVAAGLRPTVRAGAHCYEDFVVNNPNGVLIDVRKLSQISAAPGGGYQVGPGAVLGEIYSALFEQAGLNLPLGSCYTVGAGGHISGGGYGLLTRQQGLTVDFLTAADVLTVDASGKVVAQRVDRHHHPDLFRAIRGAGGANFGIITNFYFDKLPAAPKQLTSGGVSFPWDTMTEEQFIHIAQTYGNYMATRGQEKDTWPMFAMMGLSHKGPNGRIGIGMNWHDMDGKNDLSVPTEFLDLFLKCGDASSDSDPQTSAHAPVSRFQVSPCVEGKHRFSTTPWIEATVGRGSGGSGGYGTTRGKYKSCYMKQNFTTAELKRMYAWLTRDIPDVNTGCVIAVDSYGGAANQRHLAHETSVPQRSSVMKLQFQMYWQKPEEDAARLKYFDEMYTDIYSANVQGKHAGTPFEGANYEGCYINYPDVDMARYDFWPQLYYGTGDLYPFLKKVKHRYDPHNVFHNSMSIGA; this is translated from the coding sequence TTGATTGAGACCGTTACCCGAAACGATTCCCTCTACCCGGCGCTTTCTCGGGGCAGGAATGCGCGCTTTCCTTACACGGACGCCGAAGCCGTTGCGCGTGTCGAGCTGTGCGAAACCGCGGAGGACGTTGCCGACGCGCTGCGACGAGCCGTTGCTGCGGGGCTGCGCCCCACGGTGCGTGCCGGAGCCCACTGCTACGAGGACTTTGTCGTTAACAATCCAAACGGCGTTCTGATTGACGTTCGCAAGCTCAGTCAGATATCGGCGGCTCCGGGCGGCGGCTACCAGGTCGGTCCGGGAGCTGTTCTCGGAGAGATTTACAGTGCACTGTTCGAGCAGGCCGGCCTGAATTTGCCCCTGGGGAGCTGCTATACCGTCGGCGCAGGTGGACATATCAGCGGAGGCGGCTACGGGCTGCTCACACGGCAGCAGGGACTCACCGTGGACTTTCTGACGGCGGCAGATGTTCTCACCGTCGATGCGAGTGGCAAGGTCGTTGCGCAGCGGGTGGACCGGCACCACCATCCCGATCTCTTCCGTGCGATTCGTGGCGCGGGTGGCGCAAACTTCGGCATCATTACGAACTTCTACTTCGACAAACTGCCGGCCGCTCCAAAGCAGCTGACCAGCGGAGGCGTGTCCTTTCCGTGGGACACCATGACAGAGGAGCAGTTCATCCACATCGCGCAAACCTATGGCAACTACATGGCGACACGTGGACAAGAAAAGGACACATGGCCCATGTTCGCCATGATGGGCCTCTCGCACAAGGGACCGAACGGCCGTATCGGCATCGGCATGAACTGGCACGACATGGATGGGAAAAACGATCTTAGCGTTCCAACGGAGTTCCTCGATCTGTTTCTTAAGTGCGGCGACGCGTCCTCGGACAGCGATCCGCAGACAAGCGCGCACGCACCGGTCAGCCGCTTCCAGGTGTCGCCGTGTGTCGAAGGCAAGCATCGCTTCAGCACGACGCCCTGGATCGAAGCGACCGTGGGGCGTGGGAGTGGTGGCAGTGGGGGGTATGGCACCACGCGCGGCAAGTACAAATCCTGCTACATGAAGCAGAACTTCACCACGGCCGAGCTAAAGCGCATGTACGCCTGGCTGACGCGGGACATCCCCGACGTCAACACGGGGTGCGTCATAGCCGTGGATTCTTACGGTGGTGCGGCTAATCAGCGGCACCTGGCCCATGAGACTTCCGTTCCGCAGCGTAGTTCCGTCATGAAGCTACAGTTCCAGATGTACTGGCAGAAGCCGGAGGAAGATGCAGCTCGGTTGAAGTACTTCGACGAGATGTACACCGATATTTATTCGGCCAATGTACAGGGGAAGCATGCCGGCACACCTTTCGAGGGCGCGAATTACGAGGGCTGCTATATCAACTATCCGGATGTCGATATGGCCCGGTACGACTTCTGGCCGCAACTCTATTACGGAACGGGTGACCTGTATCCTTTTCTGAAGAAGGTGAAGCACAGGTACGACCCGCATAATGTCTTTCATAACAGCATGAGCATCGGCGCTTGA